The DNA region GGAGAAAATGATCCAAGGGATGAATATCAAATCACTCCATTGTCGATAATTTAAAGTTTATCATACCAATTAActagtgatactcacgggaaatttagggtccgatccacgcaagcgtcactaatccagacacgggcttcaaaattatcctgggcctgaaatcacaaataagaccgttaggagggggccaggagggtgtcccggcgtagcccctccgacgctcaagtcagagactgaggatatatggagGGAGCAGCTAAGTgcgctgctgaaaataatatattgaatcccataatcatacgctccaacctagtatttatagaagaatacctgggcttgtcatgggccattcacctgtgggccttaatgatgggccgggaatttgggccggatcttgatgggttcattCCTGGGTATCACcggtctccccctcccgagtcgaactgaatcgtaggttcaaagttcgattgaTTGCGTTGTTCTCGGTTTACAACACGTGAGttgtgcattttcttccagcccTCCGCCAGTCTCCAAAAAgttggaaacaaatcaaatatcaatcctaGCACCGCTTCATCATCACCTCGCCGCCTGCACGCCAGCCCCAACAGCGTGCGTCCGCCCTTGCGCGCCTCGCCCCCTCGCGCGCTCGCCCGGCGCCCTTGCCCCGCGAGGCCGCACAGCTCCCGCGCGCCACGCCCTCACCGAGCTCGTCCGGCGCCCTGCCGAAGCACTCGCCCCCTCGCGCACCACGCTCGCCTGCTCGCCTGGGCGTCGGCTCGCCCGCGTGCCACAGGCTCGCCCTCAAGCCCTCAGCCATGCCTTCACCCTAGCGCCTGCTCGCCAGCGCCACGCCATGCCACGCCACGCCAGCTCGCCCGCACCCCGCAGCTCGCCCGCCACTCCAGCTCGCCCGAGCACCAGCTCGCCCCTAGCCCCTCGCCTGCCGCTCTAACCCTTGCCCGCCAAGCGTCTGCTCGCCgcgcgcccgagcgccacacgCCAGCTCGCCCGCGCCTGGCAGCTCGCCCGCACCTGGCAGCTCGCCCGCCACTCCGGCTCGTTCGAGCGCCTGCTCGCCCCCGCCACGCCACGCCAGCTCGCCGAGAGCCTGCCTGCCCGCCACTAGCTTGCCCTCGCGCCACAGGCTCGCGGTCGATCCCCGTAAACTCTGCTCCCCGTAAACATCTTTTGTTATCGactaaccaaataaatttttctcttcccaaactttgctcctctgctaggcgatgccttagcaggaaaataaaaactcaacatctccaccctctaactcctctgctaggtgacaccttagcaggaaaaataaatttaattctcctcatccactcttctcctctgctaggcgatgccttagcaggaaaataacatttttctcctcccaaactctgctcctctgctaggtgatgccttagcaggaaaataaaaattcaacgcgcccactctctaactcctctgctaggcgatgccttagcaggaaaattaaatcaacacctccaccctctaactcatctgctaagccgggccttagcaggaaaaatcaaactctcacctcatcatctcataactcctctgctaagcggggccttagcaggaaaataaaatcaacacctacaccctctaactcctctgctaagccaggtcttagcaggaaaataaaattcaactcctccatctaactcatctgctaggtgataccttagcaggaaaatttaaattcaacacctccaccctctaactcctctgctaggccgggctctagcaggaaaataaaattcaactcctccatctaactcctctgctaggtgataccttagcaggaaaataaaatcaacacctccatcctctaactcctcagttaggcgatgccttagcaggaaaataaaattcaacgcgcccactctctaactcctctgctaggcgatgccttagcaggaaaattaaatcaacacctccatcctctaactcatctgctaagccgggccttagcaggaaaaatcaaactctcacctcatcatctcataactcctctgctaagcgggaccttagcaggaaaataaaatcaacacctacaccctctaactcctctgctaagccagcTAAGctgggccttagcaggaaaataaaatcaacaccttcaccctctaactcctctgctaagccgggccttagcaggaaaataaaatcaacaccgccatcctctaactcctctgctaggcgatgccttagcaggagaaTAAAATTAGACGCGCCCactctctaactcctctgctaggcgatgccttagcaggaaaataaaatcaacacctccaccctctaactcctctgctaagccgggccttagcaggaaaataaaatttttcttttcccCAActctctcctctgctaggcgataaacttagcaggaaaataaaatttctcctCATCCCCAACTCCGCTCaccccctaactcctctgctaggcgacaccttagcaggaaaataaaattcaacgcgcccactctctaactcctctgctaggcgatgccttagcaggaaaattaaatcaacacctccaccctctaactcatctgctaagccgggccttagctggaaaaatcaaactctcacctcatcatctcataactcctttGCTAAGCGGggccttagcaagaaaataaaatcaacacctacaccctctaactcctctgctaagccagctaagccgggccttagcaggaaaataaaatcaacacctccaccctctaacttctCTGCTAAGCCAGCTAAGCCGatccttagcaggaaaataaaatcaacaccgccatcctctaactcctctgctaggcgatgccttagcaggagaataaaattcaacgcgcccactctctaactcctctgctaggcgatgccttagcaggaaaataaaatcaacacctccaccctctaactcctctgctaagccgggccttagcaggaaaataaaatttttcttttcccCAActctctcctctgctaggcgataaacttagcaggaaaataaagattctccaccctcaccccctaactcctctgctaggcgatgcattaacaggaaaataaaatttttctcatcccCGACTCTACTCCTTggtaggcgatgccttagcaagaaaataaaattcttctcctacactctgctcctctgctaggcgatgccttagcaggaaaatttaattcgtttcatcctcacaatacaacaacatccacgaatttaatataagaacttggctttattaactttcaactgataacaTAAGATAAATTCAGAAACAAAATACAGCAAAACTCACGTCAAGATTAATATTCTCTAAGATGATAAGTGCTCCTGGACCTCTTTAGAGCATTAACcagcgcattctccaactttctTCTCTGCTCCTCTTGTATCTCCACAGAACAGAGTTACCCACTTAGAAGCTTCTGCGAATGACTCTACAACTGTaagactgagctcaagcttccatACGAATGCTCGCgacctctcttttcttcttccttcacgattctttcataacaacgacgtgcgattttttggtccccgcacaagactccaactccctttcccacaggaaacttaagcttctgatgataagtggAAGCTACGACTCTAAAATCCTTTAAGGCTGGCTGCCCCAGGATTCCATTATACAATGAGGGAGTATTCACTACGGTAAATGTTACCATCTTTGTCACCCGCCGAGAGTCACGTCCCAAAGATAGGAGAAGAGTAATCTGACCCAGCGGCGGGATGGCAtgtcctgcaaacccatacagtgGGGTGGAGActggctcaaactcaaattcttccaccttcatttgatccaacgtgctcttgaacaagacgttcacggagcttccattatcaataaatatccttgccacatcataattggcaatggtggccgtcaccaccaaggcatcgttatgtggagtcacaacgcctcggaggttttccggcccaaagctgatgacggggtcttgtggtaaatctgcaccactatatatctcaaagttctccaattTTCTTCCATGTGTTTTCCGAGCTCGCCCATAGCCTCCATCGGTAGCAccgcccgagatcatatgaatcattcctctcgtagggtgattatcctcattcgttcccctcctcggttcgacgggctcctgaaggacatcttgacctcgaccttcccctctctgctccccaaccccctgatttatccatggaggacCTTGACCACGTCTAGGGGACGGGTGAGACCTCGGTCGACTTCCGGATGCAGATCCTTCTCGTCTGTCCCGCGAAGGAAATCTAGCACTGCACTCAACCCTTcgtgacttctcccacctcctcGCGGGCTCCCTtacctccatcacctcgtcacgactcctatccaggggaacaggtgatgagaattgtcctctacTTCTAGTTCTGTCTACCTCTCTCtcccccgcacccctcttccttcctcctttctccactccctcaactctacttcctccgtgccggttctccatccttctataccgttgggcatcttccaagtttacatatttctcagctcgagccaacagtTCATCAAAGCTTGACGGGggcttcttgaccagcgacttgaaaaactcccctcccctcaatccttgtgtgaaggcacttatcatgatgtcaggagtagccgctggtatttccagcgctgcactgttgaaacgctggacaaattctcgtaaagtttcattctcttgctgCTTCATCACGAAcatgctcaaataatttttctggtgcctcttgctgctagcaaatcggtgcaagaaggcagctgataagtcctcaaaagaacgtatagagttgggctgcaaagtgttaaaccattgctgggctgacctcactaACGTGCCCAGAAAAACCCTACACCTAACTCCATCTgaatattggtgcaacagagccgcattctcaaatctccccaaatgCTCTTCGGGGTCGGTATGTCCATCATATTCTCCAACATTCGGTTGTCGGAAACTCGGGGGAAGTACTTCTTTCAGAATGGCAAGCGAAAAAGGACTTCCTTTCTTGGGGGTCGGCGCTCTACTTCCCACCTGTTGTCTCAACATCCGTATTTCCTTCCACATCTCTCCAATCTCTGCATTCCCTTCGCTTGGGAGGGGCTGGGTCTCTTCAATTCTACTCTGCTGGCCCTCAACATTTTtctctcgctcctggcgagtgACCTGCTCTTCAATGAACACAGTTTCTTGGTTCCTCTTCATagcctcatccactgtccgagtgataaattgacccaactgctccagggtcaagttccccacattttcattaggacggggttgctcgaccctggtctcttgacgaggttgttcagtTCTTGTCTCCTGATGGGGTTGTTCCTGCCTCGCCTCAGCATGAgactgttcgggtcccctctgaggacgcgatgacgCTGAGTTAACTCTTCTACTCCCTCGcctccctaccatctctacgtctcaactcagatattcccatagacggcgccaagtgatactcacgggaaatttagggtccgatccacgcaagcgtcactaatccagacacgggcttcaaaattatcctgggcctgaaatcacaaataagaccgttaggagggggccaggagggtgtcccggcgtagcccctccgacgctcaagtcagagactgaggatatatggggggagcagctaagggcgctgctgaaaataatatattgaatccaaaaatcatacgctccaacctagtatttatagaagaatacctgggcttgtcatgagccattcacctgtgggccttaatgatgggccgggaatttgggccggatcttgatgggttcattCCTGGGTATCAACTAGTAAGTTGAAAATGCCAGCTGAGGAATTTAAATTGATGGAACTGACGAATATTTAAACAGGTTTGATCGATTTGAAAtgtagattttaaaactttttgttTCAGGATCCAAATGCACCTTGGTACTTTGCTTTTTGAAAACTGATAAATAGTTTAGTAACCAGTAACAGCTTCTGAGTTACCGTTTTGGTGGTGGCACAGAAAGTGTGCTGGGATTAGCCCTCTTGATTTTACAACAGATTGCAAGGGATGAAATGATATCAAAGAATAAAAAGAAAAACTGTGTAAATACACACAGATGAAGAGCGAAAAGTTTTCATAATTGTCATGATATTCTTGTCCTGAAATTGAAAGCACCTTTAGTGGGTAATGCGGATCAATGTTGCTTGTCTTTGTGAAGGtctcatatatatttttgtggCTGACAATGTCCTGCTCGTCTGAGAATAAGAAATGCCAAATTAATTTTACTTATAGTTTCTAGGAATATGGTGTCATGTGATTCAAGCATGTTTCTTCAAAGGTTTAAATGTAAATTATCGATTTTTTCCTCGATGAGTGGAGTGAAATGAAATGAGTTGGAAAGCACCTATCAAtacctttgaattattttgtaACCTAAGTTTAGCTGCTATAAGCACCCATAAGACTCAAAGTCCCACCTCATAGAAGTGGAAACCTGCAACCAAAACTGGCAGCAGTAATATAGCAAGATCTAAGGTGCATTAGGTGCTATAAGAGTTTAGAAACGAGACGTGATGGAGTCTGAGGGGGTAACGACCATGTCTCCTTGCCAAGTTACTAAGCTCTGAACGATCATGAACACACCCGGTTTTAAATGATTGGTTTTGCTGTTAATTTCTTCTTATTGTTTCGCATTTGTTCAGGAAGTTTCAGAACCTGCAGCAGAAGCACTTGTTAATTTGTCCCAAAACCCATCTTTAGCTTAAAAAAACGTCGCAATGGGCATCATCAAGATATCAATTGATACTTTGTACAGGAAAGATTGTGAGATTACTCACTTGCTAATCATGGTACTAGTTAATTTCACATAGTTGGATTCTGGTATTGAATATTTACTTCAGGTGGCTTTTATCCTCATGTTactttttaattttcttgtaCTTCTTCCTGAATAAAAAATCTTTTCCTGTTTGACACCGTCGAAAATTATACCTCATTGATTGATAAATCTGAATTCTTCTCCTTAGATCTCTGAAAAGGCCTGAATAACTAAAATTGTGATAATGAATGTTGATTCTTCAGCAAGGAGATGAGAACATCCATGGTCTGTATGTCATGAAGCTGATGAGATCATTCTGTATTTCGTCTAGTGAGAAAAGAGGTGGGTTCTGACTCACTTCAATTTAGTTTTCCTCTGTGATAAGATAATTTTCATGACATTCCCTCTTTCCCAACATATATTTAAGCACcatccttttttttttatatcaggTGATCCCTTTAAACACATGGCTTCGATACTTGTGAACATTTTACAGAAAAATGCAGGAAGGAAGCTTCTGCTGGACCCTAAGCGGGGACTTTCGAAAAAAATTATCAGACAAATCGGTTCTTCTAGTTCATTGGGAAAGAAAGGGgcatatttatttctttttttgtttcCCTGAAAAGCCAATTTTTTAACTTTGGTTATCTTCGTTCAAATTCTTGGTTGGATAAAAATGAAACTGAAACCAAGAGCGGACATTGGCTTGATGTTTTAGAATCCTTGAGTGAATaatttggaaatgaaaattcgACCTAtgatctttcttttattttacagGTCTCAAGAACCATTCAAACTGCTGTTTTGAAGCTGATAACCGACTGCAGGATTTGCTTTGACGGTTTTGCATTAGCGATGGATTAAATCGGTTTATGTAAAAAATTGCCTATAAATATGGGCATATTCGCTCCATTTTTCTCCGC from Primulina tabacum isolate GXHZ01 chromosome 14, ASM2559414v2, whole genome shotgun sequence includes:
- the LOC142525023 gene encoding uncharacterized protein LOC142525023 isoform X2; translation: MRLLVLFGITVARRTGCSLLAKYSSVAFHLLALLLAESKQGDENIHGLYVMKLMRSFCISSSEKRGDPFKHMASILVNILQKNAGRKLLLDPKRGLSKKIIRQIGSSSSLGKKGAYLFLFLFP
- the LOC142525023 gene encoding uncharacterized protein LOC142525023 isoform X1, encoding MVKMIKLGRRLLVLFGITVARRTGCSLLAKYSSVAFHLLALLLAESKQGDENIHGLYVMKLMRSFCISSSEKRGDPFKHMASILVNILQKNAGRKLLLDPKRGLSKKIIRQIGSSSSLGKKGAYLFLFLFP